Below is a window of Stygiolobus azoricus DNA.
GGGGCTAATGCGATAGCCGCTGATACAGGCTCTATCATTCTTGTCGAAAATGAGGGAAATATAAGGATGTCCACTGTCTTACCCCCAGTTCATATCGCTGTGGCTGGGGTTGAAAAGATAGTACCTACATTTTACCACGCATTGTTAGAAGCTACGGTTCAAGCTGCCTATGCTGGTCTCTATCCACCTACATATATTAACCTAACCTCAGGTCCAAGTTCTACGGGAGATATCGAGATGAAAAGGGTTAGACCAGCTCACGGACCTAAAGAATTTCACTTAGTCCTCTTAGATAACGGCAGAGTTAAGATAAGCCAAGACGAAGTGTTAAAAGAGGCATTACTTTGTATAAGGTGCGGTAGATGTCACCTCCACTGCCCGGTCTACAGAGTTTTAGGAGTTAATTGGGGAGTTCCTCCTTTTACTGGGCCTATGGGGGCAATGTGGTCTTACATTGTTTACGGTGATACCAAACCGGCGACACTTTGTACCCATTCTGGGAACTGTAAAGAAGTCTGCCCTATGGGAATTAATATACCACGTGTTTTAGAAAAGATCAAGTGGATAGCGAATGACAAAGAGCGTAATAAGACATGAAAACGGTCTGCTAATAGAGCTCAACAAAAGAGGTATTGAAGCGATCTTGGTAAACGGAGAGGTCAGTTTAGGGGAATATGATGGTGTGGAGTTCAGGAAAAAACAAGTGAGTGAGGATAAGGTTGAGTTCGTCAGAAAAGTGGTTTCCGAAGTTAAGACAATGATGGAGAACTGCCCTCACGTAATAAGTATAATAATGTCCGACATGTTTTACGTGAAGTTTCTATTTAACGGTAAAGAAGTGGTAGCATTTGTTTCGGAAGATATGATAACCTTTAGTTCTGAAGGAGAAGTGGATGAGGAGTTAAAAGACGAAATCAAAAAATGTGTTGATAGGTTCAAAGAGGTAATTCTAAAAACGCAGAGTGGAAATGAGTGATTATGAAAAAGTGTCCTCGATGCGGATACGAGAATTCAGACACTGCAGTCTTCTGTGAAAAATGTCATTATCCCTTGCCGCTTACTCCGCCAAAACTTAATAAATGTCCTCGATGTGGTTATGAGAACCCTGAAGGAGTTATGTTCTGTGAAAAATGTCATTATCCTCTCTTTCAGATTCCAGTATCTAATGTTCAACAACAGCCAAAAGAGGAGGAGAAACCTAAAATAGTCCTCAAAAGCTCAGACTATATTATGCTCTTGATAGGGAGTGTGATCACGTCTTTCGCTATAGCTCTTTTCTTCTTGTTCTATCCAAATATGAAGATTCTTTATACGGTCTTTAATTTGATAGGAACTGTGTTTATTATAGTTCCATTTATTAAGGTAAATAAATTATATTGGTCTGCAGTTGTAGGAAGTATTGGAATATTCTTTCTGTCTCCTAATTCCTTAGTAGGAGTAGTAGGAGTAATTTTATTCTCCTTTGGAGGAGTCATAATCTCTACGGCTTTGAGGGAATTGTATTTAAACGTTAAAGACAACATAGTTCAATTCTCTTCATTACTTCTTTTGCTAGGTTATCTATTCGGTATGTTCGATCCAAACTTTTATATGGTAACTATTTCAGGCTACGCACTCTTAGCTATATATTCAGTCCAGCAAGCTTTTAAAAAGAATTCAAACCCAGGCTAAAAGTCCTTTGTTTTCTCCTCCTCTATATATTCCTTCAAATGAGATCGGGATCTCGAGCTCTTGCATTAAAGGGTGCTTCTTGATATAAAACCTATAACCCCACTTGCTACTAGATACCCTTACTATAACGTGCATTGAGTGGTGGTTAAAAGCCCCTCCCTGAGGCAGGCCATTAACTTCTCTTGTGAACACCCATACGTTTCTCCTAAGAGCTGAAGTAATTACAGTATAGTATTTTCTGTGAAAATATGGGTCAATAACTATTACCTCACCTTGAAAACTATCTATTGTAGGTTTTACGTCTTCTGCCTTGAAGGCCCTCCTTATAACTATTTCACCATAATTTCCAGTTATCCTTTGGAACTTCTTTACAAGAAAAGGATCAAACTTTCCGAACTCTTGTACGATCACTACATTTATTGGTGCTGAAGCTGCTACAGCCCTATGGGCTAGGAATAGAACGCTCTCCCAATCTCCGTAAAACTCAACTCTTTCATTGCCTTCAAGGATCTTATCAATATTTTCAATTCCTAGCCTCATATTTTTAACGCGTTTATTAAATAGTGAGGGAGTAAACTGAAATTATTGTAAAATTTTCAGTTAACTCTCCGTATTCATAATAAACAAACATACATACTTTTAGTAATCTTGGAGAGAGTAGGACTATGGGCAGGACACTTCCCTCACTCACGCAAGCAATAAAGGAGGAAACCGAGAGGTTAAGGAGAGTAGCGGAACGAGTCAGGGATGAGAGGTTAAGGGAGAAACTACTCAAAGCCCTTGATCACACTAGGGAGTTACAAGACGCGTTTTACGACGAGATAGCAGATCCTCAAGAGATAGTCCTCCTTACCCTGATCCTTTATATGTGTGGTGAAGATGACAAGAGGATACCTCATTGACGTTAAGCCGTTAAAGAGGAAACTGAAACTGGTATTCGAGAAGGGAGTTGAAGCTGAGATAAGTACTACTTTCCCTTTGTACTTAATTCTCGATAACCCTGAACCATTACTTGAACACCCTGCAGTTGAAAGGTTCGAAGAGGAGAGCTGGTACTTCCCGCCTGATTATAAAAAGAAGGGAACGGTTTATAGGATAGAGATCAATGACTTATCTTATTACCACGACATAGTGAAGAGAGCTAAAGAGAGACTTAGAGCTATCCACGTAAATACTTATCCTTCAGTGCTAACTCAAACACTTCTCAGGCTAAAAGCATATCCTATGTATCTAATCTCGGTAGAGAACGGTAGAGTAACTCTCTTAGAAGAAGAGGGATCTCTTTCAATGCCAGATTTGAAAATAGCTACGGTAGAGACGTATAGCTGGTACGGGTTAAGCGAGAATGGTGAAAAATACAAGTTGTACTTAAATGGAGAGGAGATTGATAGTGGTTATACTAAGGACTTTGAATATAATGAGTTTGTAGACATAGCTGAGTGTATGGGAGTTACTTGTAAGGGTTTCAGAAAAGTAACGGTTAGAATAGATCTGACTAAAGCATTCCTTAGGGCTAGGGGACTGATGGAGTGGAGTAAGCTTTCTAAGACTTTACTTAGGGAGATAAGATACAGTAAGATAGGTAAAGTAGTTACTACCAATGTCGCAATAAAGGCTTTGAGGAAGAAATACTTAATCCCAGACATTAAAGTTAACGTAGAAAAAGCGAAGACTTTAGACCAATTAGCTAGAGCTGACAAGGGTGGTTTGATACTCATACCTAAACCTGGTTGTTATAATGACGTATACCAGATGGACTTCTCCTCTTTTTACCCATCTATAATTATTAAGTATAATATATCTCAAGAAACAATAGACGAATGCGAAGACGTAAAGACAGATATAGGGCATTCCATTTGTTTCAAGAGAAGGGGAATAGTACCTGAAGCACTTGAGGAAATAGTAAATAGGAAAGAAGCACTCAAAAGAATTGACGAGGAGAGGGCTGAGGCTGTTAAGTGGGTATTAGTAGCTTCCTTTGGCTATTTAGGATATAGGCACTCCCGTTTCGGCAGGATAGAGGCTTATGAACTCGTCACTTACTTCTCTAGGAAGATCATGAGGAAGGCGATGAAGATAATTGAGAACAATGGTGGCAAGATACTTCATGCTATAGTAGACTCAATATTTTACCAAGGGGATAAAGATATCTCATATGAAGTAGAAAAAACTTTAGGTTTTAGGGTAAAGAGTGAGAAGTACAGCTGGGTGATCTTTACCCAGAGTAGGGGATATGGTGTTCCTACGAGATACGTTGCCAGATATCCTGACGGGAAGGTAAAGGTAAAGGGTTTGATAAGGGAGAATTTACCATTTGTCGTAAAGAGATTTCTGGAAGAATCTGTTAACATATTAGCTGAGGCTGAAACTTGCGAGCAAGTTAGGGAGAAAATTGTTGAAGTGGACTTAATGAAAGAGGAATTGTTAAGTAAATTAGAGCCTCAGGATTTCGTAATAAAAATTAAAGACAGAGTGTATTTAAGAGGGTCCTATGGATTTTATAATGCAGATCTGGGTTATAGTGGTGTTGATCTAAAGTATTATCGAGACTACGTGAACAGATGGGAAGAAATTTTACTATCCCCACTTTATATTATGAACGGATGATGAGCTTGACCGAGCTTGAAAAGGTGAAATAAGGCCAGCATCCTGACCTTGTTTACGAATTTTAAATTAGAAAAAGCGTTTATATTTTATCCATAACTTTATTAAATTAAGGAAAAATACACGCCAGTTTAATTTTATTTATCCTGTTTTTTAACTCATTATAAAAAGCATCAAATAAGAATCCGTAAGCAAGTAAAATTTTATAAGAGATTCAGTATTTCTTAATCTTAAAAAATTAAAAAAACTTTATTATTATAAATATTATAAGGAAGTAACTAAATATTTATTACGAGTCAATGAGTTAGTAATAAGATATGTTATCATTTACCGTCGTTTTTATATTCTATTTTCTTTAATTGGTCTAGCAATGTTTTCAATTCGTTCTTCTTAGCCTTTATCTGTTGTAAAACTTCAAGTGCTTGTTTCCCTTTTTGAGTTAGATAATATGAATTATCCTTCCTTATTAGATATCCTTTATTCTCTAACTCAGGTAAGTATTTTTTGGCTACTTCATATGTTATTCCTGCAGCATACATCAATCTAGTCTTGTTGATCCCGTCTTCTTTGCAGGCTGAAAGAATATCTGCAATTATGTCATATTTATCTCTCTTTCTCTTGTTAAACTCTATCACACGATAAATAAAAACAAACTTCTATTTAAAAATTTTTACCAGATTCAGTGCACGTAAATAACATATCAAATACCTTTTTTAGATTGATAATACTCTGAGTAGCTTAAAATGATAGAATCTTTTTGAACTAAACTAGTTTTAAATTAGTTTAGAATCTACTAAAAGTAAAATTAAAACATATTATTTTTAAAAAACTAGTATCAAAATTTACCATTAATAAATCTTTTTCTTTAGAACACTGGAAGTTAAACTCAGAAATTGGCTATGACCGTACTTTTATTATAAAATTGCTTATTGAGTATATACTTCAATTTCTGAGAAGAAAATTTATAAATTAAAATTAAGATATCAAGAAAAACTTCTATCTCTACGTAAAATTTTGAATAATTATTGAATTTTGTGTTCCATGCTTTTTTACCAAGAAGTCTATTTAAGCATTTCTAACTTAATCTATCGTCAACTCGATTTATACAGTGTTTTTCGGTGCTTTTCGTAAATCACGTTTTTCTTAAGGTAAAAATAGAATATGTAGTTTAAATAAAATTTAATAATAGCGCACCGATACTGATGTAATAAGATGCCCATAGAACCTTTAAGTGGAGAAAATAAAAGAATGCTTATGGTTTTCGGTATTAATTATGACGACCTTTCTGTTAGGAGGATATTAGTTCGTCTTATAGGAGATTATCAGAAGTTTTTCAGAAACATCATTCCTGAAAACGCGGAAGAGATAATTTTGTTCACATCACCTAGGATTAATGGAGAGGAAATCATGATGAGTTTAAACAATTCCTTCAAAGAGATTCCTATCTTTTTAATTCACTCAGACTCATTGTCTGAAGACGAGATAATAGTAATGACTAGATAGTAGTAACTTACTTAATTGATTATATTCTGAAATAAAAAGGAAGAATAAGATAATAGTATACATGGACTTTAATTTATCCGAAGAAGAAAAGCTACTAAAGGATAATATACATGAATTTTTACAGAAGAAATTAAGGCCCATAATGAGAACCATAGATCAAGAGGAGAGAATTCCAAGGGAATTTGTTAGAGAGGCTGGAAAGATGGGTATATGGGGAACAGTTTTTTCGAAAGACGTAGGGGGTTTGCAACTTCCCATGACTTCAGCAGTACTAATTGCTGAAGAACTTGGGTGGGCAGATTTTTCGCTTGCCACAGGGGTAATGTATGTTTTAGAGGAGGGATGGGGTTACGTTCTTGACAGATTGGGTAGTAGTGAGTTAAGGCAAGAAGTACTCCCTAAAGTTGTTGAGGGAGAATATTTCTTAGGAGTAGCATCTACGGAGCCTACTGGAGGAAGTGATGTAGCTTCGATTAGGACTCAAGCTATAAAGAAGGACGGGAATTACGTTATCAGGGGTCAGAAGATATACATAAGTGGGGCATTAGAGGCAAAGGAATGGGGAGGAGGTCATCTGGTTCTGGCAAAGACTAATCCCCAAGAAAAGCATAAAGGAATTTCGATAATTTATGTCCCTACTACGGACGAAAGAGTCAAGGTAACAAAGATAAACAATATGGGCAGAATGGGAATCTCAACGGCAATTGTTAACTATGAGGACGTAAGTGTTCCTCAGAAAAACTTGGTAGGAGAGGAGAACAAAGGGTTTTATCACGCAATGGAAGGGTTTAACCACGCTAGGGTTTTAGTTGCGGGAATTTGTTTAGGAGCTGCTAAAGCCATTCTTGATCAGGGTATTGAATACATTAAGAATAGAGAGGCGTTTGGGCAGAAACTTAAGGATTTTCAGGCTATTGCATTTGAGGCTGCAGAGTTATATACGCGTCTTGAAATGGCCAGACTTTTGACTTACAAGGCTGCATGGGCGTTAGACAAGGGCGTTAAAGATGCACATGTAATAGTTGCCATGGCTAAGTTAACGGCTCCACAAGTGGCCCTAGATATAGCTAAATCTGTGATGATGTGGATGGGAGGATATGGGTATAGTAAAGATGCTTTAATAGAAGCTGGCTTTAGGGGTATTGTAAGTTACCTAGTGGGTGCAGAGGGTGCAATGAACATAATGAAGCTGATAATTTCTAGGGGGATCCTCGCATAATTTACCTTTGTCGTTCTTATAAATTATTCCGGAATTAAAACTAGCGTGAAAAACTTCGTAGTTAAAGAATTTTTCTCGTTTAGAGTTTAGGTAGGGCTAATAGTTTTTTTAACCAACTTAAACTCATTACTTAACAACACGGCGTTAATTTTTTACTATTCCTAAATCAAATCCCATTCTGTTAACCTCATTTAAAGTATCTTTTACGGTCTTTATAAGTGAGTTAAATGATGCTTTGTACTCATTTACTAGGCTTAATAACAACTTTTCGAATCTACTTCCTTTTATATCAAGAATAAAAGTCTCTACTATTTTTGTTGTTTTTTCCACTTCCTTTTCAGTACTATTAATATATTCAAGGCTTGACCTTAAAGTCTTAATATAATCACTCGCTATCTGTCTTTTACTCTCGTCATCAAGACCTGAAGAAGATACGAGGGAGTAATAAAGTGTTTCTACTAACTTCTGAAACTTTCTAAATTCTGAGATCTCCCTTAAGAGTTTTAATCCTAATCTATAGATAGATATTTCATCCGAAGTAGTAAGCTGATTCACTGTAATTACTCTTCTCTTTAAGGCATCTATGTTATTCACAGTTTCGGTTAGTGAGATAGCTTCGTCAATCATGTGTTTGATTATCTTCATTAAACTCTTTAGTGAAGAATATATAGGGAAAACATTACCTATATCCTCTATTCTAAGTGTGTTCTTTATTGAATTTATGATCATTTCTATTTCATTCTCTAGTATTTCGTACTGTTGTTTTATCTTTAATATCTCCTCCTTTGTGTTTTCTATTGTATGATAAAGTTTAACCAGAGTTTCAATACTTCCCGAAAACTCGGGATACTGCATAAAAACTATACTACTGTAAAGTCTACCTAACAAAATTCCAGTAGAGGATAAGGTCTTATTATAGCTCACAAAAAGTTGTGTTAGCCTTTCGTTTATCTCTCTAACGAACTTAGTGTCGTCATTTCTCCAGCTCATAATATTAATACTATATAATCATGGAGATAATATTTGATAACTAGTGTTCCCTCAATAGAGATTGTTGAAAATTATATTTAATTCTAGAGGATTATTAAGGCTAAATTTCGTTTATTTTACCGGAATTATTAAAAATACTTTAATTCTATATCAACAATTAGTGAACATTTTATCACTTGTAATTATATACACTCTATTTCCTGCTTCAGATATCTTCTTTATTTCACGAAGAATTTCTGCCTTTTTCTCCTCAGTTTGATACTCCTCCGGGTATTCAATGATTACTATAGCATTCTTAGCCTTGGAAATCAAAGCCTTCAGGACAGCAAACGATAACGTAGAAGGATCCTTTACCTCAGTGTTATTCTTCAATACTCTACCCTCCTTAGTTAACTTTAATCCATCACCTAGGTCTCTATCACCTAGCTTCTTCAATTTATGTATTGTCATCCTACATTTCTCTGAGAACAGTTGAGCTTCTTCCTCACTATTGAGAGCGGAAAAAGAGGCTGAAAGAATAAAAGGCCTAGCATAAGGCACATAAATCAGTTCACTCACTCCCTCTTTCTTTATGAACTCCTCTCTGACGTCATATAGGAGAGGTTCTAAAATACTTTCAATGAGGGATTGGGATATGTCTGCTAGTTGTTGATGAATACCAATGGCTTTTTGATTTGTCTCCTTAGCAGTGACTACCAGTACTTTATTCAATTCGTCCGCACTTATCTCTCTGTTAAAACCCTTATTTTCCAACGGCAGTTTTATGTTTACTTCTGTATGTAAATTGCCACTGCTCACTTCCATTTTTGCGTCGAGGAAGAAGTTCCTTACACCCGTATACCGTGATAAATCAATGGAAATCGAGTTACTTGAGACATTTTCCAATTCGAAACCAGTGAACCGTCTGATCACGTCTGATACTCTAATATCAAACAGTAAAGGCTCTTTTAGCCTGATTACTCCATCTACAACAGTTAGCTCTAAGGTCGTGTTTAATGAATGTATTACAGACGGTAAGATATAGGAAGGATTAGCATTTCTGAACGCTAATTCTCTGTAAACTGATGCTACCTCAAATATCGTAAAGTAAAGCTTCCTTATTAAGTCTTCATACGCTCTTTCAAGTCTGAAATTTAACTCCCACGATACTTTCTTTTTGATATTCTCTAAACCTTCATCATCAAGGATTTTATACTTCTCGATTAAATCACTTAGGTCCTTATATCCGTAGAATACATGGCATGGCATAAAGTCTAGTTGTAATCGGTGTAAATAAAAAAGTGTTATGAAGTTCCTAACTCTTTGAAATAAGAATAAAATTGTCAAAATAGAATTGAGTAAGTATGTGGCGGTGGAAATATTACTTTTTGTCTTTCATGGTTATTCTACTGACTGAAACACTGATATCGTTGATAGTCCCTTCAACAGTTATTAATACTTTCGCTGAATTAGTTTTAGCGTTTTTAGTATGGTATCTACTATCTCCCTATCTAATGATATTAGCATTCAGAATTAAAGAGGTAAATGATGAAAACTTGTTAAGGCTAGCAAGCTATTCTGCCGCTCTCTTAGGTGTTAAACGTGTAAAAGTTTATGAAATTCAGTCAAATTATCTCAACGCTCTGGCTTTTGGTAACGTGTTCTTCAACGCCGTAGCATTGACTAAACCTTTAATTGAGGGTTTAAATGACAGAGAACTAGTTGCCGTTCTAGCTCATGAGTTTGCACATATAAAGAACAAAGATACGGAGATCCAGTGGTTTTACATCCTGGCAGTTAACATTGCGTACGCTTTACTATCATTTTACGTTTTCCCCTTAGGGCTATTTGCACTCGCTTTAGGAATAATAAGTATGTTCTATCTTCATAGATATTTGGAGAAAAAAGCTGATATCACCGCTGCAAGTACAACCCCGTGGTTGTCAGAGTACTTATCTTATGCTCTAATTAAAATCGCGTATCTCTCCACTACTCTACCGACGTCAATGCTTAAATATTTTCCCGAATTTCAGCTATTCTTCATTAAACAAAGTCTTATCGGAAGTAAGGAGAAGAAGAAATTCTTTTCCACACATCCCAGCCTAAGTGAAAGGTTAAGATATTTAGAGGACATATCGCGACGTTGGGGTAAAAGTTATTTTATATGAGCGTATCTACTCCAGTAAAGCTTACCCTCCTTTCTAATCTCTATAACCCTATGTAATGGTATGACATCTTCAGTGTCCTTTAGGTAAATGTATGTGTTGTCAACTCTCTCTATTCTTTCAAATGGTATTTCAGAACTCCCTTTAGCCCTATCCCTTATTACTAGGATGAACTTCGACTTTTCCTCCTCGCTCCATAGTACTCTGTTTATAACGTCCCTTATTCTCAAGCTAGACCACTAGAGATTTCTTTACTTATGCTTATAGCTTCAAGTTTAGAATCGTGTAGGATAGTTATAAAGTCCTTTAACACGTTAAATGATATGTAGAATAGACTTTTCGCTACTCTTTTTGAGTAGTTGTCTACTACCGAGATGTATGTTGGCAATATATCGCTTGTAATGTTACTAAATATCACTCCTATAGAACTATCTAAAACCGTCTGACTCGTGCTTTCAACCCTGAAAAAGCTCTGCACTCCACTAGGTATTTTGAGAATAGCATAATACGCATAACGTGTAGGTATGTCTTTTGGTTCCAATATTACTTGGTCAGTATCCTCTCTCTTGACGTAAATTTCGCTCTTTATCTCTAAAGGTCCTACAAGACAGAGACCTATTACGGAACTGCATTGAGTTTCTGAAATGAGTTCTAGTATTTCTGCGTCGGATAAGTCAGGAACACTGATAGATCCTATTAAATTTGCTATGCCCTTAGTCTTCTTTAGCTTTTTAGAATTCTCTAACCTCTTGACTACTCCTACTACATCTTTCCCCTTTATCAATTCCAGTCTTTCTTTAATTAGTGCTGCATACGCCCATCTGTGGGTTAATCTTCCCCAGTGCTTGATCTTGTCCTTTTCTTCTGGTATTCCGAATTGGAATGAATAGCTTAACTCAATAGGAGTAGGGAAAAGGGGACCGTCTAAGACTAGTAATTT
It encodes the following:
- a CDS encoding LUD domain-containing protein, which translates into the protein MSEWDIAVERTINNNVPRVYKTLSQYPYIQDLAKELRKAKLEVLNNLQKYVEQTMESVKRIGGNAYYATNVYEAREIIAKIVGKNKIVVLGKSMVAYEMGLREYLKELGNEVWETDLGEFLIQLANEPPSHIIAPAIHMTRERVVKLLREKLGVEVSENATHEELVAIVRKFLREKFVRADVGITGANAIAADTGSIILVENEGNIRMSTVLPPVHIAVAGVEKIVPTFYHALLEATVQAAYAGLYPPTYINLTSGPSSTGDIEMKRVRPAHGPKEFHLVLLDNGRVKISQDEVLKEALLCIRCGRCHLHCPVYRVLGVNWGVPPFTGPMGAMWSYIVYGDTKPATLCTHSGNCKEVCPMGINIPRVLEKIKWIANDKERNKT
- a CDS encoding zinc ribbon domain-containing protein — encoded protein: MKKCPRCGYENSDTAVFCEKCHYPLPLTPPKLNKCPRCGYENPEGVMFCEKCHYPLFQIPVSNVQQQPKEEEKPKIVLKSSDYIMLLIGSVITSFAIALFFLFYPNMKILYTVFNLIGTVFIIVPFIKVNKLYWSAVVGSIGIFFLSPNSLVGVVGVILFSFGGVIISTALRELYLNVKDNIVQFSSLLLLLGYLFGMFDPNFYMVTISGYALLAIYSVQQAFKKNSNPG
- a CDS encoding DNA polymerase II; this encodes MGRTLPSLTQAIKEETERLRRVAERVRDERLREKLLKALDHTRELQDAFYDEIADPQEIVLLTLILYMCGEDDKRIPH
- a CDS encoding DNA polymerase domain-containing protein produces the protein MTRGYLIDVKPLKRKLKLVFEKGVEAEISTTFPLYLILDNPEPLLEHPAVERFEEESWYFPPDYKKKGTVYRIEINDLSYYHDIVKRAKERLRAIHVNTYPSVLTQTLLRLKAYPMYLISVENGRVTLLEEEGSLSMPDLKIATVETYSWYGLSENGEKYKLYLNGEEIDSGYTKDFEYNEFVDIAECMGVTCKGFRKVTVRIDLTKAFLRARGLMEWSKLSKTLLREIRYSKIGKVVTTNVAIKALRKKYLIPDIKVNVEKAKTLDQLARADKGGLILIPKPGCYNDVYQMDFSSFYPSIIIKYNISQETIDECEDVKTDIGHSICFKRRGIVPEALEEIVNRKEALKRIDEERAEAVKWVLVASFGYLGYRHSRFGRIEAYELVTYFSRKIMRKAMKIIENNGGKILHAIVDSIFYQGDKDISYEVEKTLGFRVKSEKYSWVIFTQSRGYGVPTRYVARYPDGKVKVKGLIRENLPFVVKRFLEESVNILAEAETCEQVREKIVEVDLMKEELLSKLEPQDFVIKIKDRVYLRGSYGFYNADLGYSGVDLKYYRDYVNRWEEILLSPLYIMNG
- a CDS encoding winged helix-turn-helix domain-containing protein codes for the protein MIEFNKRKRDKYDIIADILSACKEDGINKTRLMYAAGITYEVAKKYLPELENKGYLIRKDNSYYLTQKGKQALEVLQQIKAKKNELKTLLDQLKKIEYKNDGK
- a CDS encoding DUF4898 domain-containing protein, with protein sequence MPIEPLSGENKRMLMVFGINYDDLSVRRILVRLIGDYQKFFRNIIPENAEEIILFTSPRINGEEIMMSLNNSFKEIPIFLIHSDSLSEDEIIVMTR
- a CDS encoding acyl-CoA dehydrogenase family protein, with product MDFNLSEEEKLLKDNIHEFLQKKLRPIMRTIDQEERIPREFVREAGKMGIWGTVFSKDVGGLQLPMTSAVLIAEELGWADFSLATGVMYVLEEGWGYVLDRLGSSELRQEVLPKVVEGEYFLGVASTEPTGGSDVASIRTQAIKKDGNYVIRGQKIYISGALEAKEWGGGHLVLAKTNPQEKHKGISIIYVPTTDERVKVTKINNMGRMGISTAIVNYEDVSVPQKNLVGEENKGFYHAMEGFNHARVLVAGICLGAAKAILDQGIEYIKNREAFGQKLKDFQAIAFEAAELYTRLEMARLLTYKAAWALDKGVKDAHVIVAMAKLTAPQVALDIAKSVMMWMGGYGYSKDALIEAGFRGIVSYLVGAEGAMNIMKLIISRGILA
- a CDS encoding M48 family metallopeptidase translates to MWRWKYYFLSFMVILLTETLISLIVPSTVINTFAELVLAFLVWYLLSPYLMILAFRIKEVNDENLLRLASYSAALLGVKRVKVYEIQSNYLNALAFGNVFFNAVALTKPLIEGLNDRELVAVLAHEFAHIKNKDTEIQWFYILAVNIAYALLSFYVFPLGLFALALGIISMFYLHRYLEKKADITAASTTPWLSEYLSYALIKIAYLSTTLPTSMLKYFPEFQLFFIKQSLIGSKEKKKFFSTHPSLSERLRYLEDISRRWGKSYFI
- a CDS encoding DUF504 domain-containing protein, whose protein sequence is MRIRDVINRVLWSEEEKSKFILVIRDRAKGSSEIPFERIERVDNTYIYLKDTEDVIPLHRVIEIRKEGKLYWSRYAHIK
- a CDS encoding DNA double-strand break repair nuclease NurA — protein: MSKSEVDIQLELLRLGIEVSKFKEKIKNMTPSYTPKISLGDKESLELLDNKIKRVDLFSPNVSDCSVASIDTSSKILRTTFLDLVVVGGTLYSTERDKIVFPFDAGGRYLGIASYLELIRTLKSSLNSPDLAFHNVLGYEFALDEVDVVTKEGVKRESLYHLDDVADELRLEAENVLIRQVKEKLLVLDGPLFPTPIELSYSFQFGIPEEKDKIKHWGRLTHRWAYAALIKERLELIKGKDVVGVVKRLENSKKLKKTKGIANLIGSISVPDLSDAEILELISETQCSSVIGLCLVGPLEIKSEIYVKREDTDQVILEPKDIPTRYAYYAILKIPSGVQSFFRVESTSQTVLDSSIGVIFSNITSDILPTYISVVDNYSKRVAKSLFYISFNVLKDFITILHDSKLEAISISKEISSGLA